Proteins from one Paraburkholderia sp. BL10I2N1 genomic window:
- a CDS encoding UDP-N-acetylmuramoyl-L-alanyl-D-glutamate--2,6-diaminopimelate ligase, with protein sequence MSALRSGHPAHRQIADALNWLHARVQPAAHLHADTRPLAAGDVFLAYAVEGADNRPFIDNAIERGVAAVLVQPENFTGAIDPATTLAVPALDELAGSIASGWYGDPSDAMLMVGVTGTNGKTSCSQWIAAALTAVGKRCAIIGTLGSGMPGQLVHTGFTTPDAPQLQRSLAQFRDAGARAIAMEVSSHALHQGRVNGTSFDIAVFTNLTQDHLDYHGTFTAYEAAKARLFDWPDLRCAVINRDDETGRRLIGNVKGRVRTIAYGLNDREDAPADAVLLASNVRATTTGTAFHLTSDWGNADVEVATLGAFNVSNLLGVLGALLAADVPFEAALAELQKLEPVNGRMQRLGGRLQNDEPLVVIDYAHTPDALEKTLEALRPMAQARGGELVCMFGCGGDRDATKRPLMGAIAEKLADGVVVTSDNPRSEEPAAIIDQIVAGMQDASKVRRIEDRASAILQAIRHAAREDVIVLAGKGHEATQEIMGKKRAFSDQDHARLALAARATQARGGGE encoded by the coding sequence ATGAGCGCACTGCGTTCGGGGCATCCCGCGCACCGGCAGATCGCCGACGCGCTTAACTGGCTGCACGCCCGCGTGCAGCCAGCGGCGCATCTGCATGCCGACACGCGTCCACTGGCTGCGGGCGACGTCTTTCTCGCGTACGCCGTCGAGGGCGCCGACAACCGGCCGTTCATCGACAACGCGATTGAACGCGGCGTGGCAGCCGTGCTCGTTCAGCCTGAAAACTTCACCGGAGCCATCGATCCGGCGACGACGCTTGCCGTGCCTGCGCTCGATGAACTCGCCGGTTCGATCGCGAGCGGCTGGTACGGGGATCCGAGCGACGCGATGCTGATGGTCGGCGTCACGGGCACAAACGGCAAGACGTCGTGCAGCCAGTGGATCGCCGCGGCGCTGACGGCGGTCGGCAAGCGCTGCGCGATCATCGGCACGCTCGGCAGCGGGATGCCGGGCCAGCTCGTCCACACGGGCTTCACGACGCCCGACGCGCCGCAACTGCAGCGCAGCCTCGCGCAGTTCCGCGACGCTGGCGCGCGGGCGATCGCGATGGAAGTGTCGTCGCATGCATTGCATCAGGGCCGCGTGAACGGCACCTCGTTCGATATCGCCGTCTTCACGAACCTCACTCAGGATCACCTCGATTACCACGGCACGTTCACTGCGTACGAGGCGGCGAAAGCGCGTCTGTTCGACTGGCCGGACCTGCGCTGTGCGGTGATCAATCGTGACGATGAAACCGGCCGCCGCCTGATCGGGAACGTAAAAGGCAGGGTCCGCACGATCGCCTATGGTCTCAATGACCGCGAAGACGCGCCCGCCGACGCCGTGCTGCTGGCGTCGAACGTCCGCGCGACAACAACCGGCACCGCCTTTCATCTGACTTCGGACTGGGGCAACGCCGATGTCGAAGTCGCGACGCTCGGTGCGTTCAACGTCAGCAATCTGCTCGGCGTGCTGGGCGCGCTTCTAGCGGCCGACGTGCCGTTCGAAGCCGCACTTGCCGAATTGCAGAAACTCGAACCCGTGAACGGCCGCATGCAGCGTCTCGGCGGGCGACTGCAGAACGACGAACCGCTCGTCGTGATCGATTACGCGCACACACCGGACGCGCTCGAAAAAACACTCGAAGCGTTGCGCCCGATGGCGCAGGCGCGCGGCGGCGAGCTTGTCTGCATGTTCGGCTGCGGCGGCGATCGCGACGCGACCAAACGTCCGCTGATGGGTGCGATTGCGGAAAAGCTGGCAGACGGTGTGGTCGTCACGAGCGACAACCCGCGTAGCGAAGAGCCGGCCGCGATCATCGACCAGATCGTCGCGGGCATGCAGGACGCGTCGAAGGTGCGCCGCATCGAGGACCGCGCCAGTGCGATCCTGCAGGCGATCCGTCACGCGGCACGCGAAGACGTGATCGTGCTGGCCGGCAAGGGGCACGAAGCGACACAGGAAATCATGGGCAAGAAACGCGCTTTCTCCGATCAGGATCACGCACGCCTCGCGCTCGCCGCGCGTGCGACGCAGGCCCGCGGAGGTGGCGAATGA
- a CDS encoding penicillin-binding protein 2 yields MRKSTTRKSVAFSANPILSVRLPMWRSRLVVFLLFMAFVALAGRAFWIQGPGNAFYQKQGESRYQRTLELPATRGKILDRNGLVLATSLPVRAIWAIPESVPDDLGADKLAVLGKLLDMTQKELRAKLSEDKTFVYVKRQVPVDVAAKVAELDIPGIYQRAEYKRFYPEGEITAHLIGFTNVEDEGQEGVELGDQKMLAGTSGIRRVIKDRMGRVIEDVDEQVVPHNGADVDLSIDSKIQYIAYTNLKAAVEKFKAKAGTAMVIDVRTGEVLALVNYPTYNPNDRSHLTGEQLRNRMLTDVFEPGSIMKPFTISLALDLHRVSPSTLVDTGPGRFVLDGAQITDDSAFGVLTVGGVIQKSSNIGATKIAMTLKPEEMWNMYTSIGLGQAPKVGFPGAVAGRLRPWRNWRRIEQATMSYGYGLSASLFQLARAYTAIAHDGQILPVSIFRTPGDQPVTGPQIFSPTTAREVRAMLETVTAPGGTSPDAAVPGYRVGGKSGTAYKHGAHGYDKSKYRASFVGMAPMPNPRIVVAVSVDEPTAGSHFGGQVSGPVFSSIVGDTLRTLNVPPDMPVKQMVVSDDTAPPPTPAAPAPAARKLATGGAAKKLTIANNAKNRPGVLR; encoded by the coding sequence ATGAGAAAGTCGACGACGCGCAAGAGCGTCGCGTTTTCTGCCAATCCGATTCTGTCCGTGCGCCTGCCGATGTGGCGCTCGCGGCTCGTCGTGTTCCTGCTGTTCATGGCGTTCGTCGCGCTCGCCGGGCGGGCGTTCTGGATCCAGGGGCCGGGCAACGCGTTCTATCAGAAGCAGGGGGAGAGTCGCTATCAGCGCACACTCGAACTGCCGGCCACACGCGGCAAGATTCTCGATCGTAACGGGCTGGTGCTCGCGACCAGCCTGCCGGTGCGCGCCATCTGGGCGATTCCCGAATCGGTGCCAGACGATCTCGGCGCGGACAAGCTCGCCGTGCTCGGCAAACTGCTCGACATGACGCAGAAGGAACTGCGCGCGAAGCTGTCCGAAGACAAGACGTTCGTCTACGTGAAGCGCCAGGTACCCGTCGACGTCGCCGCGAAGGTCGCCGAACTCGACATTCCCGGTATCTATCAGCGTGCAGAATATAAACGCTTCTATCCGGAAGGCGAGATCACCGCTCATCTGATCGGCTTCACCAACGTCGAAGACGAAGGCCAGGAAGGCGTCGAACTCGGTGACCAGAAGATGCTCGCCGGCACCTCCGGCATCCGCCGCGTGATCAAGGACCGGATGGGGCGCGTCATCGAGGACGTCGACGAGCAGGTCGTGCCGCACAACGGCGCCGATGTCGACCTGTCGATCGACAGCAAGATCCAGTACATCGCGTACACGAACCTGAAGGCCGCCGTCGAGAAATTCAAGGCGAAGGCCGGTACGGCAATGGTCATCGACGTCCGCACGGGCGAAGTGCTCGCCCTTGTCAATTATCCGACCTATAACCCGAACGACCGCTCGCATCTGACCGGCGAACAGCTGCGCAACCGCATGCTGACCGACGTGTTCGAGCCGGGCTCGATCATGAAGCCGTTCACGATCTCGCTGGCACTCGATCTGCACCGCGTCTCGCCGAGTACACTGGTAGACACGGGTCCGGGCCGCTTCGTCCTCGACGGCGCGCAGATCACGGATGACAGCGCGTTCGGCGTGCTGACGGTCGGCGGCGTGATCCAGAAGTCGAGCAACATCGGTGCGACCAAGATCGCGATGACGCTCAAGCCGGAAGAGATGTGGAATATGTATACGAGCATCGGTCTCGGTCAGGCGCCGAAGGTCGGCTTCCCCGGCGCGGTGGCGGGACGTCTGCGTCCGTGGCGCAACTGGCGGCGGATCGAACAGGCGACGATGTCATATGGCTACGGCCTGTCGGCGTCGCTGTTCCAGCTCGCTCGCGCGTACACCGCGATCGCGCACGACGGCCAGATTCTGCCGGTGTCGATCTTCCGCACGCCGGGCGACCAGCCGGTGACGGGCCCGCAGATCTTCTCGCCGACCACCGCGCGTGAGGTCCGAGCAATGCTCGAAACCGTGACCGCGCCAGGCGGCACGTCGCCGGATGCGGCGGTGCCGGGTTATCGCGTCGGCGGCAAGAGCGGCACGGCGTACAAACACGGCGCTCACGGCTACGACAAATCCAAGTACCGCGCATCGTTCGTCGGCATGGCGCCGATGCCGAATCCGCGCATCGTCGTCGCCGTTTCGGTCGACGAACCAACGGCAGGCAGCCACTTCGGCGGTCAGGTGTCGGGTCCGGTGTTCTCGTCGATCGTCGGCGACACGCTGCGCACGCTGAATGTGCCGCCGGATATGCCGGTCAAGCAGATGGTCGTGTCCGACGATACGGCGCCTCCGCCCACGCCCGCTGCGCCTGCACCCGCGGCCAGGAAACTCGCCACCGGTGGCGCGGCGAAGAAGCTGACGATCGCCAATAACGCAAAGAACCGTCCTGGAGTGCTCAGATGA
- the mraY gene encoding phospho-N-acetylmuramoyl-pentapeptide-transferase — protein MLLALAQWLQNDASFLRVFSYLTFRAVMATITALLIGLVCGPAVIRKLTAMKVGQAVRKEGPQTHLVKSGTPTMGGVLILLGIAVSTLLWGDLTNRFIWIVMLVTFGFGVIGWVDDYRKVVYKDPRGMSSREKYFWQSVIGLFAAVYLAFSVSEASNVRVFDLFMAWVRSGLSMGLPARADLLLPFVKSISYPLGVWGFIVLTYLVIVGASNAVNLTDGLDGLVIMPVVLVGASLGVFAYVMGSSVYSKYLLFPHIPGAGELLIFCSAMGGAGLAFLWFNTHPAQMFMGDVGALALGGALGTVAVIVRQEIVLFIMGGIFVAETLSVMLQVTWFKYTKRRFGEGRRLFKMAPLHHHFELSGWKETQVVVRFWIITLMLCLFGLSTLKLR, from the coding sequence ATGCTACTGGCGCTGGCGCAATGGCTGCAGAATGACGCAAGCTTCTTGCGCGTGTTCAGTTATCTGACGTTTCGTGCGGTGATGGCAACCATCACCGCACTGTTGATCGGGCTCGTCTGTGGCCCGGCGGTGATTCGCAAGCTGACCGCGATGAAGGTCGGCCAGGCCGTGCGCAAGGAAGGTCCGCAGACGCATCTGGTGAAATCCGGCACGCCCACAATGGGTGGCGTACTGATCCTGCTCGGCATCGCGGTATCGACGCTGCTGTGGGGCGATCTCACGAACCGCTTCATCTGGATCGTGATGCTCGTCACGTTCGGCTTCGGCGTGATCGGCTGGGTCGACGACTATCGCAAGGTCGTCTACAAGGATCCGCGCGGCATGTCGTCGCGCGAAAAGTATTTCTGGCAGTCGGTGATCGGCCTCTTCGCCGCGGTGTATCTCGCCTTCAGCGTATCGGAAGCGAGCAACGTGCGGGTGTTCGACCTGTTCATGGCCTGGGTGAGGAGCGGCCTGTCGATGGGGCTGCCCGCGCGCGCCGACCTGCTGCTGCCGTTCGTCAAGTCGATCTCCTATCCGCTCGGCGTGTGGGGCTTCATCGTGCTGACGTATCTGGTGATCGTGGGGGCGAGCAACGCGGTGAACCTCACCGACGGTCTCGACGGCCTTGTGATCATGCCCGTCGTGCTGGTCGGTGCGTCGCTCGGTGTGTTTGCGTATGTGATGGGCAGTTCGGTCTATTCGAAGTACCTGCTCTTTCCGCACATTCCAGGCGCGGGCGAACTGCTGATCTTCTGTTCCGCGATGGGCGGGGCCGGGCTTGCGTTCCTCTGGTTCAACACGCACCCCGCGCAGATGTTCATGGGCGACGTCGGCGCACTGGCGCTGGGCGGCGCGCTCGGCACGGTCGCGGTGATCGTGCGTCAGGAGATTGTGCTTTTCATCATGGGCGGCATCTTCGTCGCGGAGACGCTTTCGGTGATGCTGCAGGTCACGTGGTTCAAGTACACCAAGCGCCGTTTCGGCGAAGGGCGGCGCCTCTTCAAGATGGCGCCGTTGCATCACCACTTCGAATTGTCAGGGTGGAAGGAGACGCAGGTGGTCGTGCGTTTCTGGATTATCACGCTGATGTTGTGTCTGTTCGGTTTGTCCACGCTCAAGTTGCGTTAA
- the murG gene encoding undecaprenyldiphospho-muramoylpentapeptide beta-N-acetylglucosaminyltransferase, with the protein MTAVSRTLMVMAGGTGGHVFPGLAVAHRMQALGWRVVWLGNPAGMEATLVAKHGIPMEYVRFGGLRGKGLKTKLMLPVNLLRACAQSLSVLRRVKPDVVLGMGGYITFPAGLMTALSGRPLVLHEQNSIAGLANKVLAKVAKRVLVAFPDALPHAEWTGNPIREELALTLAPKARYAQRSGPLNVLVVGGSLGATALNEVVPRALALMPAAQRPAIVHQAGAKHIDALRANYAEAGLATGDNLQLVPFIDDMAAAYAKADLVICRSGAMTVAEIAAVGVAALFVPFPHAVDDHQTTNAAFLAGHGAALLVQQRDLTAEGLADWLRSQTRESLAEMAERSRSLAKPDATEQVAQICATVAGASPEGKQ; encoded by the coding sequence ATGACCGCAGTCTCGCGCACGTTGATGGTGATGGCCGGTGGCACCGGGGGGCACGTCTTCCCGGGGCTCGCGGTCGCGCACCGGATGCAGGCGTTGGGCTGGCGCGTCGTGTGGCTCGGCAATCCCGCTGGAATGGAAGCGACGCTTGTCGCGAAACACGGCATTCCGATGGAGTACGTGCGGTTTGGCGGCCTGCGCGGCAAGGGGCTGAAGACGAAGCTGATGCTGCCGGTCAACCTGCTGCGTGCGTGCGCGCAGAGCCTCTCGGTGCTGCGCCGCGTGAAGCCCGACGTCGTGCTCGGCATGGGCGGCTACATCACGTTCCCCGCTGGATTGATGACGGCGCTAAGCGGCCGTCCGCTTGTGCTGCATGAACAGAATTCAATCGCCGGCCTTGCCAACAAGGTGCTCGCGAAAGTCGCGAAGCGGGTGCTCGTCGCGTTCCCGGATGCGTTGCCGCATGCCGAATGGACCGGCAATCCGATTCGTGAGGAACTTGCGCTTACATTGGCACCCAAAGCACGCTACGCGCAACGTAGTGGGCCGTTGAACGTGCTGGTGGTCGGCGGCAGTCTGGGGGCCACCGCGTTGAACGAAGTCGTGCCGCGCGCGCTTGCACTCATGCCAGCGGCGCAGCGTCCGGCCATCGTGCATCAGGCGGGTGCGAAGCATATAGACGCATTGCGGGCGAACTACGCGGAAGCGGGCCTCGCGACGGGCGACAACCTGCAACTCGTGCCGTTCATCGACGACATGGCGGCGGCGTACGCGAAAGCGGATCTCGTGATCTGCCGTTCTGGCGCGATGACGGTCGCTGAAATTGCGGCGGTGGGCGTGGCAGCGCTTTTCGTGCCGTTCCCGCATGCAGTAGACGATCACCAGACAACCAATGCAGCGTTCCTCGCCGGCCACGGCGCGGCGCTGCTCGTGCAGCAACGCGATCTGACGGCGGAAGGTCTCGCCGACTGGTTGCGCAGCCAGACGCGGGAGAGCCTCGCGGAGATGGCGGAGCGTTCGCGCTCGCTCGCGAAACCTGATGCCACCGAACAGGTCGCGCAGATATGCGCGACTGTGGCGGGCGCGAGCCCAGAAGGAAAGCAATGA
- the ftsW gene encoding putative lipid II flippase FtsW: MSWSERFGSRLAKQRGSAGGEAMAGRSTASGLASAVNGVRPLRSRMLDYDHSLLWVAIALLGLGVVMVYSASIAMPDSPKYASYHDYAFLVRHLASLAVAMVAAVVTFRIPISVWDKYAPKFFLIALVALVIVLIPHIGKGVNGARRWIPLGITNMQPSEIMKLAVTIYAANYTVRKQEYMHSFAKGFLPMAFAVGVVGALLLLEPDMGAFMVIAAIAMGVLFLGGVNGKLFGGLVATAVGTFTLLVWASPWRRERIFAYLDPWDDRYAQGKAYQLTHSLIAFGRGEWFGVGLGGSVEKLNYLPEAHTDFILAVIGEELGFVGVLVVILLFYWIVRRSFEIGRQALALDRTFAGLVAKGVGIWFGAQTFINMGVNLGLLPTKGLTLPLVSYGGSGILLNCVALAVLMRVDYENRVLMRGGKV; this comes from the coding sequence ATGAGCTGGTCCGAACGCTTCGGCTCACGACTCGCGAAACAGCGCGGCTCCGCTGGCGGAGAAGCGATGGCCGGCCGGTCGACGGCGAGCGGTCTCGCGAGCGCCGTCAATGGTGTGCGCCCGCTGCGCTCCCGGATGCTCGATTACGACCACTCGCTGTTATGGGTGGCGATCGCGCTGCTCGGCCTCGGCGTTGTGATGGTGTATTCGGCGTCGATCGCAATGCCGGATTCGCCGAAGTATGCGTCGTACCACGACTACGCCTTCCTTGTGCGCCATCTGGCGTCGCTCGCCGTGGCGATGGTCGCGGCGGTCGTCACGTTCCGGATTCCGATCTCGGTGTGGGACAAATACGCGCCCAAATTCTTCCTGATTGCGCTCGTTGCGCTCGTGATCGTGCTGATTCCGCACATCGGCAAGGGCGTGAACGGTGCGCGTCGCTGGATTCCGCTCGGCATTACCAACATGCAGCCGTCGGAAATCATGAAGCTCGCGGTGACGATCTACGCGGCGAACTACACGGTGCGCAAGCAGGAATACATGCACAGCTTCGCGAAGGGCTTCCTTCCGATGGCGTTCGCGGTCGGCGTGGTCGGCGCGTTGCTGCTGCTCGAACCGGACATGGGCGCGTTCATGGTGATCGCGGCGATCGCGATGGGCGTGCTGTTTCTCGGCGGCGTGAACGGCAAGCTGTTCGGCGGCCTGGTGGCGACGGCCGTGGGCACGTTCACCTTGCTGGTGTGGGCATCGCCGTGGCGTCGTGAGCGGATCTTCGCCTACCTCGATCCGTGGGACGACCGCTATGCGCAGGGCAAGGCGTATCAATTGACGCACTCGCTGATCGCTTTCGGGCGCGGCGAGTGGTTCGGCGTGGGCCTCGGCGGCAGCGTCGAAAAGCTCAACTATCTGCCGGAAGCGCATACCGACTTCATCCTCGCGGTGATTGGCGAAGAACTCGGCTTTGTCGGCGTGCTGGTCGTGATCCTGCTGTTCTACTGGATCGTGCGCCGCTCGTTCGAGATCGGCCGTCAGGCGCTGGCGCTCGACCGCACGTTCGCGGGGCTGGTCGCGAAGGGCGTCGGCATCTGGTTCGGCGCGCAAACCTTCATCAACATGGGCGTGAACCTCGGCCTGCTGCCGACCAAGGGTTTGACGCTGCCGCTCGTCAGCTACGGCGGCTCCGGCATCTTGCTGAACTGCGTCGCGCTGGCGGTGCTGATGCGCGTCGACTATGAAAACCGTGTGCTGATGCGCGGAGGCAAGGTATGA
- the ftsL gene encoding cell division protein FtsL, with protein sequence MSRLNIFLLIVVMGCALSVVNATNQQRQFFIQLQRAQSQERQLQQDYAQLQYQQSSLSKTSRIEQIATTSLKMQSATTGRTQYLTLDPGAARAEDAPVPTSAPDSAPAAASRRGGVR encoded by the coding sequence ATGAGCCGCCTCAATATCTTCCTGCTGATCGTCGTGATGGGATGTGCGCTTTCCGTCGTCAACGCGACCAATCAGCAGCGTCAGTTTTTTATCCAGTTGCAGCGCGCCCAGTCGCAGGAGCGTCAGTTGCAGCAGGACTACGCACAGCTTCAATATCAGCAGAGCTCGCTGTCGAAGACTTCGCGCATCGAGCAGATCGCCACGACTTCGCTGAAGATGCAGTCCGCCACGACCGGGCGCACTCAATATCTGACGCTCGACCCGGGAGCCGCCAGAGCCGAAGATGCACCGGTGCCGACGTCGGCGCCTGACTCCGCGCCGGCTGCCGCCTCGCGCCGCGGAGGTGTGCGATGA
- the murD gene encoding UDP-N-acetylmuramoyl-L-alanine--D-glutamate ligase, producing the protein MFGEKFRDRQKPMVLVLGLGESGLAMARWCARHGCRLRVADTREVPPNLSGLEAHGIDADFVGGPFSSVLLEGVELVAISPGLSPLAADLLPLITEARERDIPVWGELEFFAQALKTLGESGYAPKVIAITGTNGKTTTTSLTGLLCERAGRKVAVAGNISPAALDKLTEAIDNTALPDVWVLELSSFQLETAHTFAPDAAVVLNITQDHLDWHGGLDAYAAAKGKIFGPQTVRVLNRDDARVMALAPTAEGSASMVTFGLNEPTRDGDYGLLRDNGMVWLVEAHDRDAHEEPQPVRRRKHQVTAAPNIGIKRLMPADALRIRGLHNAGNSLAAFALARAIGLPGAPLLHGLREYRGEPHRVELIASIEGVDYVDDSKGTNVGATVAALDGLAQRAVLIAGGDGKGQDFEPLAAPVARWCRAVMLIGRDAPQIRAALADTGITLTDHATLEDATRAAGALAQPGDAVLLSPACASFDMFKGYAHRAAVFRSTVEDIAAERGTMI; encoded by the coding sequence ATGTTTGGCGAGAAGTTTCGGGATCGGCAAAAGCCGATGGTGCTCGTGCTGGGACTCGGTGAATCGGGTCTCGCGATGGCGCGCTGGTGCGCGCGGCACGGGTGTCGGCTGCGCGTTGCTGACACGCGCGAGGTGCCGCCGAACCTGTCCGGGCTCGAAGCGCATGGCATCGATGCCGACTTTGTCGGCGGCCCGTTTTCGTCCGTGCTGCTGGAAGGGGTGGAACTGGTTGCGATCAGCCCAGGGCTCTCGCCGCTCGCGGCCGACCTCCTGCCGCTGATTACCGAGGCACGTGAGCGTGATATCCCCGTGTGGGGCGAACTCGAATTCTTCGCGCAGGCGCTGAAGACCCTCGGTGAAAGCGGCTACGCGCCGAAGGTGATTGCGATCACCGGCACGAACGGCAAGACCACGACGACGAGTCTCACGGGATTGCTGTGCGAACGCGCCGGCAGGAAGGTCGCGGTGGCGGGGAACATCAGCCCGGCCGCGCTCGACAAGCTGACCGAAGCAATCGACAACACTGCGCTACCCGACGTCTGGGTGCTCGAACTGTCCAGCTTCCAGCTGGAGACGGCGCACACGTTCGCACCGGATGCCGCGGTGGTGCTCAACATCACGCAGGACCATCTCGACTGGCATGGCGGCCTCGATGCGTATGCAGCGGCGAAGGGCAAGATTTTCGGGCCGCAGACTGTGCGTGTGCTGAACCGGGACGACGCGCGCGTGATGGCGCTCGCGCCGACAGCCGAAGGTTCTGCGTCAATGGTCACGTTCGGTCTGAACGAACCGACCCGCGATGGCGACTACGGTCTGCTGCGCGACAACGGCATGGTCTGGCTCGTCGAAGCACATGACCGCGACGCTCACGAAGAACCGCAACCTGTACGCCGTCGCAAGCACCAGGTCACCGCTGCGCCGAACATTGGCATCAAGCGCCTGATGCCCGCCGACGCGTTGCGCATCCGTGGCCTGCACAACGCGGGAAACTCGCTCGCAGCCTTTGCGCTGGCCCGCGCGATCGGCCTGCCCGGCGCGCCGCTGCTGCACGGCCTGCGCGAGTATCGCGGCGAGCCGCACCGTGTGGAGCTGATCGCGTCGATCGAAGGCGTCGACTATGTGGACGACAGCAAGGGTACGAACGTCGGCGCAACGGTCGCCGCGCTCGACGGTCTCGCGCAGCGCGCGGTGCTGATCGCTGGCGGTGACGGCAAGGGCCAGGATTTCGAGCCGCTCGCAGCACCGGTGGCCCGCTGGTGTCGCGCAGTCATGCTGATTGGCCGCGACGCACCGCAGATCCGCGCCGCGCTCGCCGACACCGGCATCACGCTCACCGATCACGCCACGCTCGAAGACGCCACACGCGCGGCGGGCGCGCTCGCCCAGCCGGGCGACGCGGTGCTGCTGTCGCCGGCCTGCGCGAGCTTCGACATGTTCAAGGGTTACGCACATCGCGCAGCGGTGTTCCGCAGCACCGTCGAGGACATCGCGGCTGAACGGGGGACGATGATATGA
- the murF gene encoding UDP-N-acetylmuramoyl-tripeptide--D-alanyl-D-alanine ligase, translating into MTMFSLREAALLIPGATVLGDESATFDRVSTDSRTAGPRDLFVALKGDRFDAHDFLPEVATRHVSAALVTRSPGDWRIPALRVADTRVALGALARGWRRRFSMPLVAVTGSNGKTTVKEMISSIFAAAVGSEARLATAGNFNNDIGLPLTLFRLTEAHQLAVVELGMNHPGETDLLAKITEPTVAVVNNAQREHQEFMATVEAVALEHASVIHALRPDGVAVFPADDAYASIWRVAATGNPILDFALNSAERATDAAITATFAGNRLTIDTPQGRVEITLQVLGEHNARNALAATAAALAAGVSLDAIRRGLEAFGAVKGRLQVKRAALGALAGATVIDDTYNANPDSMRAAIDVLASQPSPRVLVMGDMGEVGDDGPAFHREVGAYAKERGIDALVAMGDASRDACSAYGAEARHFDGVPALVAHLLQAGFGSAATILVKGSRFMQMERVVDAVTSPQPNAAGEAPAAH; encoded by the coding sequence ATGACGATGTTCTCCCTGCGCGAAGCCGCTCTACTGATTCCGGGCGCGACCGTCCTCGGCGACGAGTCCGCCACCTTCGACCGCGTGTCGACCGACAGCCGCACCGCAGGTCCGCGCGACCTGTTCGTCGCGCTGAAGGGCGACCGCTTCGACGCGCACGATTTCCTGCCGGAAGTTGCGACGCGTCACGTGAGCGCCGCGCTTGTCACCCGTAGCCCGGGCGACTGGCGCATACCGGCATTGCGCGTCGCCGACACGCGCGTCGCGTTGGGCGCGCTTGCGCGCGGCTGGCGCCGTCGCTTCTCGATGCCGCTTGTCGCGGTGACGGGCAGCAACGGCAAGACGACGGTCAAGGAAATGATCTCGTCGATTTTCGCGGCCGCTGTGGGCAGCGAAGCGCGCCTCGCGACTGCGGGCAACTTCAACAATGACATCGGTTTGCCGCTGACGCTTTTCCGCCTGACGGAAGCGCATCAACTGGCGGTCGTCGAACTCGGGATGAATCATCCGGGCGAAACCGATCTGCTCGCGAAAATCACCGAACCGACTGTGGCCGTTGTGAACAATGCGCAGCGCGAGCACCAGGAGTTCATGGCGACTGTCGAAGCGGTCGCGCTCGAACATGCCAGCGTGATTCACGCGTTGCGGCCCGACGGCGTCGCGGTGTTCCCCGCCGACGACGCATATGCAAGCATCTGGCGGGTCGCGGCCACCGGCAACCCCATCCTCGACTTCGCACTCAACAGTGCGGAGCGCGCGACCGACGCCGCGATAACCGCTACGTTCGCAGGCAACCGTTTGACGATCGACACGCCGCAAGGCCGCGTCGAGATCACGCTGCAGGTGCTCGGCGAACACAACGCCCGCAATGCGCTTGCAGCGACGGCAGCCGCGCTCGCAGCAGGTGTGTCGCTGGATGCGATCCGTCGCGGTCTCGAAGCGTTCGGTGCGGTGAAGGGCCGCCTGCAGGTCAAGCGCGCGGCGCTCGGCGCGCTCGCTGGCGCAACCGTCATCGACGACACCTACAACGCGAACCCCGACTCGATGCGCGCCGCGATCGACGTTCTCGCTTCGCAACCGTCGCCGCGCGTACTCGTGATGGGCGACATGGGCGAAGTGGGCGACGACGGCCCGGCATTTCATCGCGAAGTCGGTGCGTACGCGAAAGAACGCGGCATCGATGCGCTCGTCGCCATGGGCGACGCGTCGCGCGATGCATGCAGCGCTTACGGCGCGGAGGCCCGTCACTTTGACGGCGTTCCCGCGCTGGTTGCGCATTTACTGCAGGCTGGCTTCGGATCGGCTGCAACGATTCTCGTGAAAGGCTCGCGCTTCATGCAGATGGAGCGCGTGGTGGACGCCGTAACGAGTCCACAACCCAACGCAGCGGGCGAAGCGCCCGCTGCACACTGA